TTGCATCTCAGAAACTGAAGTACAGTACTTCAGTTAATGCACTTAAGTACTTTCCATCTGTTTAAAGGCAATGTGTTCACATGTATTATGACATAGTCAAGCTGaaacttaaaatgtttaaattaaatgttttttttacaatcatttTGTCAGTGTCTAATCTGTCTAACTTCTAACTTCAATACTACCCAAGCttcttattttctatttctacatGTGTTAAATACAAAATTTGCAGTGTGTTAAGGAGGAGGATTTTGTTTAAAGGCACAATCCTCCACCGAGCTGACAGCTGAGTAACGACAGTAAAGTAACAAGTAATATAAATTGTTGCTTTTGCTGCTGAGAAATAAGTAAAGTATAAGTAATGTGGCACAATTACTTTTACAGTAGGTTATATGTAATCAGTAATTAATTACAGTTTTCAAGTAACTTTCCCAACACTGATCAGGACCATGCGTCACCTTGGCAGAGTCCAACACCCACTGACAATACACTTGGCTCACTGCTGAGACAGCAAAGACACTTCTTATACAATGACTACATGGCTCACAGAAACGAGACTCACAAGACTAGAGTTAGAGCTAAATCAGGAAGTCACCAACTAGACATAGAAAGGCTCAACTTTACAAATGTCAATGACTCTGGAACAAACTCCAGGGAGGTAGGCAGGTGTGAAAAAGCCCAAAGCCAGCCTCTGTAGACAGCGGTCAGTTCTCTATTGACCCTGCAAGCTAACTCTAAAGGTAGACTGTTTTGAAAAGTTAATAAATACCCATCTTATATGTATTAGAAGCATCATTGAATGAGAGGCAATGAGTGGGTCTCATTTATGAGAACAAATAATATTTATGTCATCACAAAATATAGTGAGGAATATACATCCACTAATATTTGGCATTCTTTACCTTAATGATTGAATatgtcacctttttttaaatgagaaaaaaggagacGTCTCTTTGTACAGTCtgtaatgttattattgtaaatgtcatgttattattgtaaatgtcatgttattattgtaaatgtcatgttattattgtaaatgGGAATTAAACACACCCTGCCTATGCCAAAACACTCCTCCCCTGGGAATGAAGCACAGCCTGTTAATCTCCCCTTTTCTTCGTACTCCAAAACATAAGCTCAACTTTGGCCGATCTTTGACGGAGCTCTGCCTCTTTCCTCATGTTGATGACATTTTCATACCAATCATAGCTATAAACCTGTTGATCAAGTATGGGTTTCCATAATCGCAGGTTAGAGTGTTTAATATTTGAACTGTGCAGTCCCCAGGTGTTACTGTACTATGTATGgctccttcctcattcctcgTTATTATTAGAATGTTACACTCTACATCACAGCCGCTAGTTTATGTAGCTACTGACCAGTCCTCTCGTGCCCCCTCAGTTTCTTGCCATCTAGCTGGCAATGCTCTGGACCCTGACTTCTTCTTATGAAGGAGGAGGGACCACATGGCCCCACATTTTTCATGCTGAGCTAGAAACACCCCATTGATACAGTCGAATAGACAATGTCTCTATTTAGCTAAAGGGGGCACATCATCTATGTTTGTGGTCAATCAAGGTACACTATACCTATGTATACATCTCCATGGGGAGCAGATCCTTACTTTCTATGTtgcttattttcatttgataaaACTCCCAACTTCACTGATGactaaatatttgatttataattgatatatttatttatatttgatgacAATGAGTCAGTGCACTGTAATGTTGTCACTGTCTTAACATTATCGAACCACAACTTGAATCTTTCATATCCTCTTCCTGGAATAAAGCAAAGCATATAAACCCCTCCCTGTTTGTTCTGCTGTCACATGCAGCAAAGTACATTTTGTCCAGGTATTTCCTTGTTCCCTCCCCTTCACAGATTTGCATCTTGAGTAGAGGTGGCAAGACATAATCAAAAGCCACATTCACTAAGGATCAGCAAATGAAAAGGCAGAAGGTCAAAATTTGGATCAGAGCACAACCTCTATTGGTTTAGTGAAATAGATATTTCTTGTCAGGGAGGTCAAATGGCGCAGCAAGGTGTTCAACTGTACCAGGACTCAATTAGCTGCTcaatctgtctggatctactgaagaaTCCAgtgactattccctgtggacacagctactgtatgagctgtattaacacacactgggatgaagaggatgagaatgaaatctacagctgccctcagtgcagacagaccttCACACCGAAGCCTGTCCtgatgaaaaacaccatgttagcagatttagtggaggagctgaagacgactggactccaagcttctcctgctgatcactgctatgctggacctgaagatgtggcctgtgatgtctgcactgggaggaagctgaaagccttcaagtcctgtctggtgtgtctcGTCTCATATTGTGAAAAACACCTCCAGCCTCATTATGAATCTGCTGCATTtgaaaaacacaagctggtcgAGCCCTCCAAAAAGCTCCAGAagaacatctgctctcatcatgatgaagtgatgaagatgttctgtCGTACTGATCAGAAGTTGATCTGTTATCTCTGCCCTGTGGATaaacataaaggccacgacacagtctcagctgcagcagaaaggactgagaagcagagagagctcgaggtgagtcgactaaacttccagcagagaatccaggacagagagaaagatgtgaagctgcttcaacaggaggtggaggccgtcagtctctctgctgataaaacAGTGGAGGaaagtgagaagatcttcactgagctgatccATCTCATCCAggaaagaagctctgatgtgaagcagcagatcagatcccagcaggaaactgaagtgagtcgagtcaaagggcttcaggagaagctgcagcaggagatcactgagctgaagaggaaagacgctgaactgaagaagctctcacacacagaggatcacaccCAGTTTCTACAAAATTACCCCTCAGTATCAAAACTATCTGAATCTAAAGAcacatccagcatcaatatccgtcctctgagatactttgaggatgtgacagcagctgtgtcagagctcagagataaactacaggacatcctgaaggAGGAATGGACAAACAActcactgacagtgactgaagtggacgttttactgcCACAACcagagcccaagaccagagctgagttaTTAAAATTTGCaagtgaaatcactctggatcaaAACACAGCACATGCACGTCTTTTATTAGAGGAGGAGTACACAATGGCAACACTCTTGAGAGAAGATTTGGATTATTCTAGTGACTCAGACAGATTCACTGGATCTTTTCAGGTCCTGAGTgaagagagtctgactggacgttgttactgggaggtggagaaAGGTGTGGGAGGAGTTTCAGTGGTAGTTGCATACAAAGACAGTGACACTTTCGATGAAAGATTTGGAACAAATGACAGTTCATGGGCATTAGACTTTTACAAATGTCGTTATGAATTCAGACATGATGATATCTCAACTCCTGTCTCAGGTCCTAATTCCTCCAAAGTAGGAGTGTACCTgaatcacagagcaggtattctgtccttctacagcgtctccgaaaccatgactctcctccacagaatcaggaccacattcactcagcctctctatgctggttTTCATCTTCATGGTCCAGTTGGAAACACAGTTGAGCTGTGTGAGCTTGATTAGACAAGAGTTACTGGACAGAAAATGTGTaagattcattatttttttatttctaattgcAAGAAtggttaaattaaatgtttaaaaaaatgaaatgtctaTAATCACCTCACTTTTATCTTTAACACTACCCAGCTCCCGGTGTGCAGGTATAAACTTCTCCACTAGTGGTCGCTCTTTACAAATGTATCCTTGTGCTCTTTTCTGTCAATTATAGTATTGTACACTATATGGTAAAACGTGTGGATGCTGTTCAACAAACTTGTTTTGTCTAGAATGAGAGAACATCCCAGCAACCAGGTTATAAAATCTGCTGGAAAGCCTGAAACTTTCTAGAAACCTGAAGATTGGaggttgttttaaaaatgttttagcaAAATAGATGTAAATACggttattaaatatatatactatatcttttaattcatacattttgctttgtgacattttaaactgtcaaagaaattgaaaacaaaatctaaatgtgTACATTGTCACTGATATGTTATCCTACACATAATCTTATTGTCTCATCTGCTAATGAAGTAATAGATTTGTTTGAGTTTATGTTTTGTGTAATTGATCAATGTTTGATGAATGAATTGAATAACACCGGCTTTATACACATATTATGCTTATAATATTGATTGTTATTCTGGCATTTCTTGATGTTGGGATACTTATGATGGTCTGAATATATTAGACTTTTTCAAACTGTGTAGAGTAaatgttatgtatgtatttacacTTGCATCAAAATATCTAGAAGCCACTGATAGTTATAACTTAAGTGTGTTAAGACAAACAAGCTTTGCTGAATTATCTTTCTAACAGAAATATGTGTCAATGAAAGTCTCCTAGTCTTGTTAACAGTCAGAAGGATATAATCCTATGTTAACTCAGACAACAATATATAGTAATTTAGAATGTTTCATTGGCACTACACATGCCCCATAACATCAGATTAGATTCTAAACCCTAAAATTATAGAAAAAGGCTCTTTATTACCTTATTTTGAGGTCTGCCATCTTACCATCCTTTATATGCTTgctatacatatttttattgctataTTGCTGTATTTTCCCTTAACCTACAAACTGATGACACCAAATGACTAATCATTGATTAAGTGCATTGAACAAATCAGTGTTCATGTGATGGTCCAGCTCCTAAATACATCTCAGACCTGCTTACTGCTTACAAACCCCCCAGAGGCTTCAGGTCATCAGACACATGTCTCCTAACTGTACCCATGATCTGGTGAAGGTGCATTCAGTTATTATGGGCCTACTTTCTGGCAAACTGCCAGATGATATAAGATGTACCTCAACTGTGTCGTCTTTTAAAAAGCAAGCTTAAGATCTACAGTGCCTGTTCTCTAAGGACTATGGTTAGCTAGTgcctgtgtctctctgtctctctttgggTATGAGTGAGTATGTTTGTATAGTTGGGTGGACAGTGAATTAATTATTGTTATAAATttatgtttcttgttttttgtatgtatttacatatgtattcatgatttaattttgttcatatttgttgTGTGTGAAGCACATCGAGCTGACATTGTATGAGATCTACTGTATGAATAAAATTGATTTGAAAAACATGACAAGAATTAAAAGACTCTTTTACTTTTAGTAGGCTCACCTGTCTGTGCTCTAACACACACTATCGTAATTATCGTACTTTAAGGCTGCTGTAGTTTCCAGATTTTTACACTGGCATAATGTGTGTTAAAATACCACTGCCCAACTCTTTATTGTACAGGTCCTTTAATTTGATATACATTTCTAGAAAATATTCTGGGtattttgcaggtatttaatgATTATTTCTAGGCTGGTGCAattatgagagaaaaaaaaaactgtgttaaGTTGGTTTAGTTGGTAAATACGAACTCATTACATCTGGGTTCATACGTAGTTGTTAATTTGCGAAAATTTGACTGGTTGTCAGGTGAAATGGTATGTCTGcaaaaatattctaaataaaggtttaaaagcagaaacagtATCAGCAAATGTAATATTAACTGGAAGACTGTTCCAAAGCCGATGTGCCAGTACAATAAAAGCTCGATCACACCTTGACCTTAATGTGGACTCTGGAACAAAAGGGGTTAGGCTGTGAAATCCACAAATTCAGTGCTATGAAGCAGGGGGCTTCAGTAGAGAGGTTGTGCTGTTTGAGGTGCCGGTGAAAGACTATGAAATATAATCCAGGGAGTTGAGTTGGAGCTGCAGATGAATGCATTTAAGgacttgtcagaagccaaaacaccacacagcagtttttaaaactcagacaggattttacaactgTGAAAAGTTACCACAGTGGCAACTGTTTAATCTTTCCTGGTGATGATCAAAGGTAAAAGGTTGAATACGAAGGTCACGTTACAAATGGATCCACTAGGTATGTATGATTGCCATAGACTATAATAAATATACTTAGTCAGCACAAACCACATTACCCACTGGTTTGTGGTTTGTGGTTTAGTGATTTGATGGTCACCATCTTGGATTTGAACATtgccatctttgatttttggatCCAGAAATGACCATTTGGAcaagagggtggagctgaccctaGCACCAGCTGCTAGATTTCTTAGCATAATGTGTTTGCGGTCCATGGTTAACTGTGATTATTGTAATGCAACATTTGCAAAGAAAAAATAGGCCTAAAATCATTAACTTACtagaaaaactgaaaagataACTCGTTAGAGGGTCTTTTAGTACAGCCAAAtgctgaacaagactttttttagACATTCAAAATTATACAATTAGCCTAATATTCATAAACTGAATGGTGGCAGCTATG
This genomic interval from Scomber scombrus chromosome 11, fScoSco1.1, whole genome shotgun sequence contains the following:
- the LOC133990089 gene encoding E3 ubiquitin/ISG15 ligase TRIM25-like; translated protein: MAQQGVQLYQDSISCSICLDLLKNPVTIPCGHSYCMSCINTHWDEEDENEIYSCPQCRQTFTPKPVLMKNTMLADLVEELKTTGLQASPADHCYAGPEDVACDVCTGRKLKAFKSCLVCLVSYCEKHLQPHYESAAFEKHKLVEPSKKLQKNICSHHDEVMKMFCRTDQKLICYLCPVDKHKGHDTVSAAAERTEKQRELEVSRLNFQQRIQDREKDVKLLQQEVEAVSLSADKTVEESEKIFTELIHLIQERSSDVKQQIRSQQETEVSRVKGLQEKLQQEITELKRKDAELKKLSHTEDHTQFLQNYPSVSKLSESKDTSSINIRPLRYFEDVTAAVSELRDKLQDILKEEWTNNSLTVTEVDVLLPQPEPKTRAELLKFASEITLDQNTAHARLLLEEEYTMATLLREDLDYSSDSDRFTGSFQVLSEESLTGRCYWEVEKGVGGVSVVVAYKDSDTFDERFGTNDSSWALDFYKCRYEFRHDDISTPVSGPNSSKVGVYLNHRAVGNTVELCELD